From a single Apium graveolens cultivar Ventura chromosome 2, ASM990537v1, whole genome shotgun sequence genomic region:
- the LOC141706580 gene encoding rust resistance kinase Lr10-like isoform X2, with the protein MHDSVQMMYSSLLIITVVLASITSSCCKAAAASSSSFASSSCGNIDNISCPFYLKDHAHKCHGLSYELSCRQNRTTIKLHSDDFYVEAINYVNSSVRIIDSGLARNNYSCSSTPLHAFYSYDDHFSPIMELNRPITYIDCPAPLTKSSSTRYIPTSPCSSSSVYSYVVIGKMKISEVENNCLVRKTTWVSSAWPDINKTSFLGIKDVVYGIELPFKYFSCLGCHATQSQYFQSIISENRHTHCKSYRRLWFLIWFYVREILILIPEAANYSLGMWTQGPYNPNTSMYMIMIFVSRCLCGLPFLSAFLIYKSRRRHLSVHGTIEDFLQAQNKLMPIRYNYSQIKKFTKGFSEKLGEGGFGTVYKGKLRSGLVVAIKILTKSKTSGQDFINEVGTIGMIHHVNIVRLVGFCVEGSKRALIYEFMPNGSLDKYIFLEGGGTPTLNCEKIYEISCKVAYGIEYLHRGCDMQILHFDIKPHNILLDENFNPKISDFGLAKLRATDQSIVTMTAARGTMGYMAPELFYKNIGAVSYKADVYSFGMLLLEMAGRRKNLNPFKDQISQIYFPSWIYDQISQGKEIEMEEVNENEKELVKKMIIVAMWCIQMNPSERPSMSNVIEMLEGDVELLVIPPKPLICPQHETSNDDQELIQTSSN; encoded by the exons ATGCATGATTCAGTGCAAATGATGTACTCTTCGTTACTGATTATCACTGTCGTCTTGGCATCAATAACCAGCAGTTGCTGTAAAGCTGCTgctgcttcttcttcttcttttgcTTCTTCTTCTTGCGGTAATATTGATAACATAAGCTGCCCTTTTTATCTAAAAGATCATGCACACAAATGTCATGGTCTCAGCTATGAGCTTTCCTGCAGACAAAATCGTACTACTATCAAACTTCATTCAGACGACTTCTATGTGGAGGCTATCAATTATGTAAATTCTTCTGTTCGAATAATTGATTCAGGGCTAGCTAGAAATAATTATTCATGTTCTTCCACTCCTCTCCATGCTTTCTACAGTTATGATGATCATTTTTCTCCGATTATGGAGTTGAATAGACCAATAACTTATATAGATTGTCCAGCTCCTCTGACTAAATCCTCATCAACTCGATATATTCCTACATCTCCTTGCTCCTCATCATCAGTATATTCATACGTTGTCATTGGGAAAATGAAAATCTCGGAAGTGGAGAACAATTGCTTAGTTCGGAAGACAACTTGGGTTTCATCAGCATGGCCTGATATTAATAAAACATCTTTCTTGGGTATTAAAGATGTGGTTTATGGGATAGAGCTTCCTTTCAAGTATTTTTCTTGCCTAGGCTGTCATGCTACTCAATCGCAATATTTTCAGAGTATAATATCTGAAAATCGGCACACCCATTGCAAATCTTATAGGAG GTTATGGTTTTTGATCTGGTTTTACGTGCGAGAAATTTTGATACTGATTCCTG AAGCTGCAAACTACAGTCTAG GCATGTGGACACAAGGCCCCTACAATCCCAACACTTCAATGTATATGA TAATGATTTTTGTTTCAAGATGCTTATGTGGACTACCATTTCTCTCCGCGTTCTTGATCTATAAATCAAGGAGGAGACATCTATCAGTGCATGGTACTATTGAAGATTTCCTGCAAGCTCAAAACAAACTGATGCCTATTAGGTATAACTATTCCCAGATTAAGAAGTTCACTAAAGGATTTAGTGAAAAACTGGGTGAAGGGGGCTTTGGTACTGTATATAAAGGAAAACTTCGAAGTGGCCTTGTCGTAGCTATAAAAATACTTACAAAATCCAAGACTAGCGGCCAAGATTTCATCAATGAAGTTGGTACAATTGGTATGATCCACCATGTCAACATTGTGAGACTTGTTGGTTTCTGCGTTGAGGGTTCAAAACGTGCTCTTATTTATGAGTTCATGCCTAACGGATCTCTTGATAAATACATTTTTCTCGAGGGAGGAGGAACGCCTACTTTGAATTGTGAAAAGATTTATGAGATTTCTTGTAAAGTGGCATATGGCATAGAGTATTTGCATCGAGGTTGTGATATGCAAATCTTGCATTTTGATATTAAGCCTCATAATATTCTCCTGGATGAAAATTTCAATCCAAAGATTTCTGATTTTGGCCTTGCAAAACTACGTGCCACGGATCAAAGTATAGTGACTATGACAGCGGCAAGGGGTACAATGGGTTATATGGCTCCAGAATTGTTTTACAAAAATATCGGAGCTGTCTCTTACAAGGCAGATGTTTATAGTTTCGGAATGTTGTTACTGGAAATGGCAGGACGAAGGAAAAATTTGAATCCATTCAAGGATCAAATTAGCCAAATTTACTTCCCTTCATGGATCTATGACCAGATTAGCCAAGGGAAGGAGATTGAAATGGAAGAGGTTAACGAGAACGAGAAGGAGTTGGTTAAAAAGATGATCATTGTAGCAATGTGGTGCATACAAATGAATCCAAGTGAGCGTCCTTCAATGAGCAATGTGATTGAAATGCTAGAAGGAGACGTCGAACTTCTGGTGATCCCTCCTAAACCTTTGATTTGTCCCCAGCACGAAACGTCGAATGATGATCAAGAACTTATTCAGACCTCCTCAAACTGA
- the LOC141706580 gene encoding LEAF RUST 10 DISEASE-RESISTANCE LOCUS RECEPTOR-LIKE PROTEIN KINASE-like 2.3 isoform X1, which yields MHDSVQMMYSSLLIITVVLASITSSCCKAAAASSSSFASSSCGNIDNISCPFYLKDHAHKCHGLSYELSCRQNRTTIKLHSDDFYVEAINYVNSSVRIIDSGLARNNYSCSSTPLHAFYSYDDHFSPIMELNRPITYIDCPAPLTKSSSTRYIPTSPCSSSSVYSYVVIGKMKISEVENNCLVRKTTWVSSAWPDINKTSFLGIKDVVYGIELPFKYFSCLGCHATQSQYFQSIISENRHTHCKSYRRLWFLIWFYVREILILIPEAANYSLGMWTQGPYNPNTSMYMTYLGELLVMIFVSRCLCGLPFLSAFLIYKSRRRHLSVHGTIEDFLQAQNKLMPIRYNYSQIKKFTKGFSEKLGEGGFGTVYKGKLRSGLVVAIKILTKSKTSGQDFINEVGTIGMIHHVNIVRLVGFCVEGSKRALIYEFMPNGSLDKYIFLEGGGTPTLNCEKIYEISCKVAYGIEYLHRGCDMQILHFDIKPHNILLDENFNPKISDFGLAKLRATDQSIVTMTAARGTMGYMAPELFYKNIGAVSYKADVYSFGMLLLEMAGRRKNLNPFKDQISQIYFPSWIYDQISQGKEIEMEEVNENEKELVKKMIIVAMWCIQMNPSERPSMSNVIEMLEGDVELLVIPPKPLICPQHETSNDDQELIQTSSN from the exons ATGCATGATTCAGTGCAAATGATGTACTCTTCGTTACTGATTATCACTGTCGTCTTGGCATCAATAACCAGCAGTTGCTGTAAAGCTGCTgctgcttcttcttcttcttttgcTTCTTCTTCTTGCGGTAATATTGATAACATAAGCTGCCCTTTTTATCTAAAAGATCATGCACACAAATGTCATGGTCTCAGCTATGAGCTTTCCTGCAGACAAAATCGTACTACTATCAAACTTCATTCAGACGACTTCTATGTGGAGGCTATCAATTATGTAAATTCTTCTGTTCGAATAATTGATTCAGGGCTAGCTAGAAATAATTATTCATGTTCTTCCACTCCTCTCCATGCTTTCTACAGTTATGATGATCATTTTTCTCCGATTATGGAGTTGAATAGACCAATAACTTATATAGATTGTCCAGCTCCTCTGACTAAATCCTCATCAACTCGATATATTCCTACATCTCCTTGCTCCTCATCATCAGTATATTCATACGTTGTCATTGGGAAAATGAAAATCTCGGAAGTGGAGAACAATTGCTTAGTTCGGAAGACAACTTGGGTTTCATCAGCATGGCCTGATATTAATAAAACATCTTTCTTGGGTATTAAAGATGTGGTTTATGGGATAGAGCTTCCTTTCAAGTATTTTTCTTGCCTAGGCTGTCATGCTACTCAATCGCAATATTTTCAGAGTATAATATCTGAAAATCGGCACACCCATTGCAAATCTTATAGGAG GTTATGGTTTTTGATCTGGTTTTACGTGCGAGAAATTTTGATACTGATTCCTG AAGCTGCAAACTACAGTCTAG GCATGTGGACACAAGGCCCCTACAATCCCAACACTTCAATGTATATGA CATATCTAGGAGAACTCCTCG TAATGATTTTTGTTTCAAGATGCTTATGTGGACTACCATTTCTCTCCGCGTTCTTGATCTATAAATCAAGGAGGAGACATCTATCAGTGCATGGTACTATTGAAGATTTCCTGCAAGCTCAAAACAAACTGATGCCTATTAGGTATAACTATTCCCAGATTAAGAAGTTCACTAAAGGATTTAGTGAAAAACTGGGTGAAGGGGGCTTTGGTACTGTATATAAAGGAAAACTTCGAAGTGGCCTTGTCGTAGCTATAAAAATACTTACAAAATCCAAGACTAGCGGCCAAGATTTCATCAATGAAGTTGGTACAATTGGTATGATCCACCATGTCAACATTGTGAGACTTGTTGGTTTCTGCGTTGAGGGTTCAAAACGTGCTCTTATTTATGAGTTCATGCCTAACGGATCTCTTGATAAATACATTTTTCTCGAGGGAGGAGGAACGCCTACTTTGAATTGTGAAAAGATTTATGAGATTTCTTGTAAAGTGGCATATGGCATAGAGTATTTGCATCGAGGTTGTGATATGCAAATCTTGCATTTTGATATTAAGCCTCATAATATTCTCCTGGATGAAAATTTCAATCCAAAGATTTCTGATTTTGGCCTTGCAAAACTACGTGCCACGGATCAAAGTATAGTGACTATGACAGCGGCAAGGGGTACAATGGGTTATATGGCTCCAGAATTGTTTTACAAAAATATCGGAGCTGTCTCTTACAAGGCAGATGTTTATAGTTTCGGAATGTTGTTACTGGAAATGGCAGGACGAAGGAAAAATTTGAATCCATTCAAGGATCAAATTAGCCAAATTTACTTCCCTTCATGGATCTATGACCAGATTAGCCAAGGGAAGGAGATTGAAATGGAAGAGGTTAACGAGAACGAGAAGGAGTTGGTTAAAAAGATGATCATTGTAGCAATGTGGTGCATACAAATGAATCCAAGTGAGCGTCCTTCAATGAGCAATGTGATTGAAATGCTAGAAGGAGACGTCGAACTTCTGGTGATCCCTCCTAAACCTTTGATTTGTCCCCAGCACGAAACGTCGAATGATGATCAAGAACTTATTCAGACCTCCTCAAACTGA